The Mobula hypostoma chromosome 5, sMobHyp1.1, whole genome shotgun sequence region TGGGAGGTGTGTCCATGCACTGTTCATCTTCTCCCCCAGGGTCCGTCTGGGGAGACCTGGCAGCAGCTGGGTGTGTCCTGGCTGGGGCACTGTCCGGGCCTCCTCGGGGTGCTTTCCTACAGAGGCAGGGTGGTGGTTATCGACCAGTGGGTGACCTCCATCTTGTGGTGCCAGATGGTCAGTGTGGCCTTGCCCACTGCCTTTGCCCGAAGAATGCAGAATTTAGCAGGCTTCTGGGGCAGCAGGAagcactgggtctctgcagcagTCCTGAGTCTCCCAGTTGAAGAGGGCACACACACACTGGCGTGTGTCCATACACTTGTGGCGAATCTCCGTCTCAGCCCCCTGCTCGCTGGgcaccctcccaggtggcacgtgttggcaACGTGCTTTCTCTGGGGCGGGGGTGCTGCTGCCCTCATGAAGCCAGGCACAGACGCACCCCCTGAACATATCAGCCCGGGCAGAACCCCGAACCCTGCTTTCACAGAGGGTTTTCAAGAATCAGTGTGTCAGCTGCTCGCGCTGTGACCACACACTCCCACTGAGCTCTCAGGAAACCACTTTTTCCCCAGCCTTTGTTCCTTCATGGCACCGTagagcgatgaggaggaatttattcagcTAGAGAGTGAAGTAATTCCCACAGATGGATGTGGGGGTCGAGTCATTAAGGCAGaggtgacaggttcttgattggtgggggggggtgttaagggttatggggagaaaagttcaaagttcagagtaaatttattctccaagtacatgtatatcaccctgagattcattttcctgtgggcattcgcagtaaatacaatacacacacactggtatcaatgaaagactgcccccaGCAGGATGGACCAGCTATCAATCTGCAAACGAcaagctgtgtaaatacaaaaggaaatagtGATAAgttaataagcaataattatggagaacatgagatggagaatccttgaaagtgagtctataggctgtgggaacatttggATGgctgggcaagtgaagctgagtgaagttaagcccttggggtaataactgtttctgaacctggtggtgtgagtcctgagcctccttaccaccttcctgttggcagcagcgagacgagagcatggcctgggtgcttgATGCCAAAGCtccgtgtaaatgtgctcagtggtgggcaggGCTTACCCTGGATGGACTGGGCCTTATTTGTTTGTAGgaagcaagagaatggagttaagTTGTAAAAGGAAAATTAGCTGTGATTGAGACAGAGCAGACTGAATCGGCCAAGTGACCTTCTCCTCTGGGTGTTTGGTTtgttccccacctcccaccccactgTCTTCCCTCCCCGTGCCTTGGGCAGTTGTGACCATTCTGGGCTTATGACCTGTCCTAGCTGAGCCAGCAGTGGGTTATGTAGTTAGCCTGAACTCCCAGCCTGCCCTTCCCTCCCTATTGTATTCTGTTGATAGTGTCCGAGTCCGAcattgacaggaaacctgtgtctGAGTCTTTAAGGTGGGAAAGCCCTTGCACTGGGCAGATGCACTCTCTCCATATCAGAAGTCGGGTCCAGTGAtacgaacaagcatcacaaactggggtcttacAGTGGATGACCTGTGCCTTGTCACGCCCTTTGCTCTCTGCGGAACCACCTTCccggccgttggatctcactgtagatcccaCCCGCCCAGACCACGGGAGCCGGCTTTGCGTGCTGGGACAGgcgtgtccctatctcaccggggtgaCGAGGCTGCTGGCCACCTCTCTTCTCTTCGtccagatcagatcattacacagtgcactgggTAAAACAGTAAacactgcagaataaagtgtaacagctacagagtgAAGGCAACCAATAAAGTGGAAGATCACAACGAGGTAGATTGccaggccaagagtccatcttatcgtaacACTGTGATAGGAGCTGCCTTCAGCCTGCTGGGGCGTTCTTTCAGGCTTTGGTATCTTTAGTCCAATTGGCGAGGGGAGAAGTCAGGATGTCTGGGGTTGGGTGgtgtctttgattctgctggttGCTTTTCTGAGGTAGTGGGAAGTTggacagagtccgtggaggggaggctggtccctgtgatgtgctgatcCGTGCGCACAGCTCTGCAGTCTCTCCGAGCCGGGTGCATCCGGACAGGCGGCTGTCTGTGGTGCTTTGATAACAGTAGGTGAGGGTTGACAGAGACGTGCCAGATTGATGCTGATTCTTGGCCCCCCTAGTCACCCCGACCCTCGCTGTAGAATGGCGGTCGAACTCCACCGGCTCCCTCCCCTGCCCGAGTGACGGCCAGGATGGCTGGTCCGTCAAGGATTTCTTTGCTTCCGGACAGGTGGGACCTGAGATTGAGTCGACCCCTCCCCGCCCAGTGCTTCCAGTGGCCGCCTCCTGGCCCCTGTACCAGGCAGGAGGGGTTGAATGGCCTTTCCCCGGTGAGATCTGGTGCACGGGTTGAGGGAGGCAGAAACCTTTGCCTTCTGACTGCAAGGTTCCGCACTTCCAGCCACCTGGTTCCTGTTCCTCAGAGTCGAGACTGCCTGCCCTTGGCTGCTGCTATATTAGGTAAAACTATGGCTCTGCAGGTCTGCATTCCGGTTATCCCGACAGTGGCTGCTCCCTCTGGGAGCTCGTGTGAACGTCCCGGGCTGGGCTGGGTGGCTGGGTGGAAAATGTCCGCAGGTCTCTggtttttctttctccccagcACCCGCCCGTGAGCCtgaacagggagggagggagaggctggGGGATGGGAGGATCATCTCACATCCGTCAGATCCTTGTCGGTTCTCTTTatattttccctccccccctcgccccttcccctctgcaccctttcctctTCCATTTCCCCTCGTCGTCCCTCCGCACtgctctcctccccttccccctccccacctctaccCTATGTCTAGTGGTTTCAAtttgctctctctcccccccaccccccacacagagTCTCCGGCGATGTCGGGCCCCACCTGGCACTCCCCCCGGACCAGCGGCAGTGCGGCGGAGGGCGCCGGACCCGGACCGCCCCTTGCGTTCGGACAGCAGCAGCGGCTCAGCGGCTCGTCCCCCCTCCGGAACACCGGCCCGGCGCTGGAGCAGAACGGGGGGCTGAGTGCTGGGGCAGGGAGGGGCAGATACCCCTGCCCTCAGACAGGTACCAGGGAGGTGGGGGAATTGCCTGAAACCCCAGTGAGATGGGAGAGGAGCCGTGGGGAGGGTCCCTCAGGAGGGGTATTACAGAGGTGCTGAAACAATGGAGGGTCCCTCAGGAGGGTTATTACAGAGGTGCTGAAACAATGGAGGGTCCCTCAGGAGGGGTATTACAGAGGTGCTGAAACAATGGAGGGTCCaagagggggagaggaagtgCCCTGAGACCGGTGATAACCCTGTCCTCAGTCAGGGTGGAGGGAATAtggttggtggggagggagagggatccTATTGAGAGGAATATTACCTGTCCTCCCAGACAGGTAAAAGGGGTGGAGGGGCTAGGGAGGGCATCTTCTAGAGGGTAGGCTTGTGGGCAAGCTTGGTGTGGGAACTCCAGGGGGAGCAAGGGGAGATTACGGGCCCCTGAGAGTTGGGGCTGGgggtgtgtcaggaccctgtggTTAAGGGACCCCTGGGGGAAGGGGCTGGAGGGGATGAGGGCCCATCTTCCCCCCCCCTTCCCACCCCAGGGGATGCGCCGCCCTCTCTTCCTGGGGCCTCCTGGACAAGGGCTGTGGGTCCATGAGAGGCAAaagcccaccccctcccccatccatctCCTGATTTCCCCACCTCCAGGATCCGTCCACAGTGTGAAGTATCAGCAGCAGTCACCTCTGTTCCCCCCCACTGACCCGAAGGATGAGCCCCCTCCCCGGGACAGGCCGCCTTTCTCCGAGGGTTAAGCCCAACTCCAGGCCCCAGGGGTGGGTGTCCTAACAAGGACATGTTCTTGCAGGTGGACACAGGCTCTGGGGCAAATGGAGCACAGTAcagtccattcggcccatgaggttgtgccaaccctttaaccacttcaagatcaatccaacccttccctcccaaatagccctctttttttttcttccaccCATGTGCCTaaataagagtctcttaaacatttctgatgtttctgcctctattattagctatttccaccctggggaaaagtctctatCAATGGCTGTTttgtcacctctcctcctcctcctcctctccaaagaggaaTGGCCCTGgtcactcaacctctcctcatcagACACgttctctcatccaggcagcatcctggtaaatcttctctgtttcctctttaaagcttccacatcctccctatagtgaggtgagcagaactgaacacaatattccaagtctggtcgaaccagagttttatagagatgcAACGTTACCATCGCAGCTCTTGGACACGATCCCCTGACTGATGAACACcaacacaccttcttaaccacctgatCAGCTTGCGTGAGGGGTTTATGGACGTGTACCTCATAACCCCTCTGTACCCCCACGCTGCCGTTAATATTGTGCTCTGACTTCCCaaggtgaatcacttcacacttttcctgaAAGACGGAATCCTCCAGTGTGCCCAGCGGCATCTGGGGATGGGACGGAGCCAGGTAggccccctcaccccttcccctcccgccCTCCAAATATAGGGAAGTCTGATCTTTAACCTTGGCGTGGGAATGTTACCGACTACCCGCCCCAACCCTTGAGGAAGAGGGGGGGGCGCTCCTCTTCCTTCACTTCCTCCTTTGCTCCCCAGGGCCGGTACCTGCCAGCTGCTCAGAGGACCCCCGGCTGTCGCGACCGTCGCTGGTTGTGGCCGGAGACCATCGCTACCCGGCAGGGAGGGAGGAGGCGACCCTCGCACCCTGGAACCAGACGCAGCCACAAGCAGCCCCCGAGATCCAGGTGAGTCCTCGTCTGGCCACGTCCAGCTCCACCTCGGGGACACGCTGGAGGGTGGATTTCTGGGCAACTCCTCCCAGCTGCCTCCGGGCtggtgttgggggagggggtgtctAAGGGGTCAGATCTGGTGCCGATTGAGTGGGTTGCTCCGGACAGTGTGTGCCTCGCGAGAGCAGGAGCCGCCCTCACTCGGGCCAGTGGAGAGTATCCCATCACACTCCCAGAGTTGGATACAGAGCGAggatccctccacaccgtcccatcacacttcCTACGTCAGATACAGAACGAGGCTCCCTCCATACTATCCCattacactcccagggtcagatacagagtgaagctccctccacaccgtcccatcacacactcccggggtcagacacggaatgaagttccctccacactgtcccatcacacactcctgggatcagacacagagtgaagctccctccacaccgtcccatcacacactcccggggtcagacacagagtgaaactccctccacactgtcccatcacacactcccggggtcagacacagagtgaaactccctccacactgtcccatcacacactcccggggtcagacatagagtgaagctccctccacactgtcccatcacacactcccagggtcagacagagtgaatctccctccacaccatcccatcacacactcccggggtcagacacagagtgaccctccctccacactgtcccatcacacactcccggggtcagacacagagtgaagctccctccacactgtcccatcatacactcccggggtcagacacagagtgaagctccctccacactgtcccatcacacactcccagggtcagacacagagtgaccctccctccacactgtcacatcacacactcctgagtcAGTGGGtaatgtcccatcacactcctgcCCCGTAGATGGGGAGAGGCCAGGTGATAAATCGCTTCCCTGCAGAATCCCTACCCTCTGATTTGTCCCTGTAACCACATAGCGTCCCATCACCATGGTAACTGCGTAGTATACCGTAACTGCAAAGACCACACCCCCATCCATTTGCCGTGTGTGACCGCCTCCTCTCATCTTCCCACAGAGCCGTTCCCGGGAGAAGGTGATGAACCGGCCCTCTAGTATCGACGCAGAGATAGACTGCCTTACCAGCATGCTGGCCGACATGCAGAATAATTCACCCTTTGGGCCCAGGCCCCGGCAGGTGAGAGAGGTGGTGCTTCAGCTCGGCACCAGCCCTGGGTCCCCGGGGTTGAGTTGATGTGAGCCTGGGGTCTCGGAATCGTCCTGGAGGGGTTACGGGTTCACAATGTTGTGAGGTCACTGGGGTGGGGTCGGAGGGGTCTCTGGGATTGAGGTCGGGGGTTCACTGTAGGGTCAGAGGGTGACTGGGCTTGGGTCATGGGGTCTGTTGAGAGGTCAGAGGTGGGGTCGGGGCTTAGGGTCAGGGGGTTCATGGGATGACTGGGTTCAAGTCATGGGGTCACGGTGACTGGGGTCAAATCATGGGGTCGGAGGTGGTTGTTGGAGGGTCAGAGGGGGGTTACCATGGTGATGGGCCAGGTCACAGGGTGAGAGGGAAGTCACAAGTGGCTGGGTCCACAATTTACAGACTCTCCATGTTTTCCAGAGCTACGACAGTGGCCCGGCCCCCTTCACACCCCAGCCGCCCCCTAACACCACCCCTGTCCCTCCCCCTGCTCCGCCAAAGCACGCCCCTCCCTATAGACCGCTAGGTCAGCCGGCTGTCGCCGCAGCAACCCGTGCCCCCCGCTCCCTCCCACAGCCGGTGGCCGCCCCCTATTCCACTTCCACCTCGGCTGGGCCACCCCCACACGTCCAGGTGAGGGTGGCGCAGCCCGTGCCCACCTATGCCCAGCCACCTCGCCAGGCCTCTGCCCCCGAGACTACCTCCTCTGGCTGGTTCCCCACCCCCGCGCACTACCCCGCGGGTCCGGACCCCCGACGCGGGCCGGAGGGGGTGCAGGCCCTGCGCAGGACTGACCTCCCCTCCTACAGGGTGCCAGGACACCCCTCCCACCTTGCCGGCAAGAAGGGGGCCTACGGTGAGGAGCTGCCACCTGCACCAGCCCTTCCCTCCGTTGGACATCCAGCTAAGGTAAGGAGTATGTGTGTcggttgggggcggggggtggctgagatatcaaagtacttttattatcaaagtttgtatacagtatacaaccttgagtttgtctccttacaggcagcacgaAACAAAGGGACACAATAgaacccttttttaaaaaaaaaaagaccgTTAAACACCCAAAgtacaaaaagaacaaattgtacaagcaataaaagtaagcaattaACGTTTAGAACTAACGCTCACGAAAGTGAGGGCACAGCCGCGTGGCTAGTCCAGGAAGCCGTCAGTTGTAGGCCACAGGCTCCGTTTCAGAATGGGTGGCAAACCCTTAGCACACTAAGGGTTTATAGATCGtaaaacagtatagcacagtgccggcccttcggcccacaatgttgtgctgactggttaacccactccaagatcaatctaacccttccctccatttttccttcatctgTCTATCCTAAATGCCCTTGGTGTATCTGCCTGTTCTGTCACCCCTGGCAACATGTCCCACTCTGATTTTTGatttctcaaacccattcttccgccttctccctgtaacccttgaccCTCTTGACACTGAGGAGTCTATTAttcactgccttaaatacgcccaatgacttggcctccacagtcgtctgtggcagcgaattccacaggttcacctgtGATGAtgttcctccttgtctctgttctaaagggacgtccctttattctgaggccatgcGCTTGGATTGGAGACTAACCTACTGATAAAAACATCGCCTTGTCCATTCCCCCCCCATCCTCCAGTGAActcgggcccagagccatcaaacactcctcatacgttaaccctttcatccctgtgGTTATCTCAtggatctcctctggaccctcagcAGGGAGGGAAATGTGGAGCTTTGGGCCCAGGCAGGCTGACGTAATGGCCGCCAGAAGTGTGGCTACTAGGATCAAATTGGTTATTGGTCCAATAACAAGAATAATATTAAAACAATTGTCAggtgtaccaagatgcagtgagaAACTTCTATTTCGGTGCTCTCCAGACAGATTAATCCAAAGTtagtttattatcaaggtacatatgtcaccttatacaatcctgagattccctTTCCTGGGGCATCCTCAGTAAGTCTATCgaataataaccatgatagaatcaatgaaagatcacccaacttgggcattcaaccagtatgcGAAAGGCAACAAACGatgcaaatacagaaaggaagaataataaataaacaataaatattgagaacatgaggtgaaaaggccttgaaagtcagtccacaggttgtgggagcagttcaatgatggggaaagtgaagttattcctttttggttgagagcctgatggttgaggggtagtaactgttgctGACCctagtggtgagagtcctgaggctcctgtaccaccttcctgatggcagcagtgagacgggagcctggcctgggtggtgggggtcccgatgatggatgctgctttcctgtgacagcgttttaTGTTTATTGGTGGGGCagggtttacctgtgatggattccATACACAAGTCCTTCGAAGTAACGGTTTCTCTTGGCAGAGAGCATAGTGCAGCtcgatgggacgaggcaggataacagttcagcacagactagatgggccgaaagacgtgtttctgtgctatagtgctctatgacttagTGACTAGGATGCAAGGTTTTAGTTGATCGGTGAACTGGTTAAAATCAGTTCATTATTGTCGCATGTGGTAAAGTACAGCGAAAAGCTTTGTTCTGCATGCAGATCTTTTTTTTCATCTGTACTTTAAAGTACTAAAAAGGGAAAACAGAATACAgattaaagtgttacagttagagaGCAAGGCCACAACAAGGCAGATTGCGAGATCAAAAGTTCATCTTTTAGCCTCTGAGGGCTCTGCTGAAAAATCTGATATTATCGGGGTCAAAGCTGCCCTGGAGCTTGCTGGTGtgtgctttctggcttttgtatgttctgttcgactggggggagaggagagattcctgggtgggtggggtctttgattgtgctggctgctttaatgaggcagcaagaagtgcagaGCAGGGGTGAcaaactcattttaggtcacgGGATGGATTGGGCAAAATGCGACTTCATGCGGGCCGGATCGGTTGTGCGTGCGCGCGTGCGCTCCCACTGCTTTGGTTGCCTTcgttttttcaacctgctctcatgtgtctcagtctctgctataactacaaagtgtttcactttatgaattttgtttcttatgaagaagattgcctagCAAACATTATTTTTATGGTTGGTATTAACTTACGGTTgtaggctacaagaaagttgtgatgagagagagaaaaaacgatGCTATTTTGGCTAAGCTTGTTTTGGGAGCCGcaccctttccattaataaaccatttgaaattGAACATTggcagacacaaatgtagacctaatgaaacaaattgtaaatgtaggctacacaactgcaACTAATctttattagcctgcttccagcattcaaactcagacaatgaacacagttagcctctcacacaaaaaattgctggtgaacgcagcaggccaggcagcatttataggaagaggtccagttgacattttgggccgggaccctttgtcaggactaactgaaagaagagatagtaagagatttgaaagtgggaaggggagggggagatctgaaatgataggagaaaatgaggggaggggtggatctaagagctggagaagggagagtatcatgggacgggaagcctggggagggggagaggagcccggagggtggagagcaggcaaggagttctCCAGCTGTTAGatcctcccatcccctcccccctcccaaatctcttactaccttttctttcagttagtcctgatgaagggtctcagcccgaaacatccactgtacctcttcctatagatgctgcctggcctccttcgttcaccagtattttttgtgtgttgcttaaatttctggcatctgcagatttcctctcgtcacagttagcctctaatttttcttgaagtgatcacatttacaataatagaatagtcagaaaatgaatgaatcaaaatattatgacactcaatatttcataatgcattttgcttacatgtggcagtgcatcgaacagtgtcactcatttttcacttactgcttccagacacctgacatctcgtggctttaaccagcctgtcaacatcagggaccagtttctggccagttgtgattttcataatgtcattcagatgtctgtgtgtcagctgcgagcacagtttggatttgttaatgttcattatggagaacgcttgctcacagagatatgttgttccgaacatgcaaaggatctttgaggcgaagtctgtcatcttggggtacatcggtcccaggtactgatagaatgagtccagacccacagtctcaaatttatatttcaaagctgagttacactgaatttcaattagttccatttggagttcctccagcacatctgATGCTGCATTGATGGCAAACtgcgagcaaaatagtgagaattccttcttgagctgagtgaagacttggaaacgattctgaaactgacttttcagccgtgatattttgtccttgtacctgtccatgttgtcattattcccatgagcgacacgcacagactgcaaagaggggaaatgagctgggttTCTCCGGGatagttgcatctcccacaggtctaatttaatttgaaaggcacgaatgCCGTCGTAGTATTCCGTAACAAGTTTGTTGCAGCCTTGCATGTTAACATTGagcacatttaagtgctctgttatatccaccaaaaatgcaagatcatgaggccagtctgggtcatccaactctgccactggcttccctttctcgttcatgaatagtccaatttccgcacataattgaaaaaaattttgagcacaacccctctgctcaaccagcagacttcagtgtggtagggtaggccgTGTCCAATACTACTTTCAgacaaaagagtgtcaaattgcCGATGGCTGGGTCCCTTGGCTCTCATAAAATTAACCgttttgattactacatccatgacattgtccattttcgGGCTGCTGCTACATAACGCCTCTTGGTATTCcagaaaattccagaattcctgctgtggattctctgtctgaactttctctctgagtttcGCAACAACACCTGCCTTTTTGCCGACCATGGACGGTGCGCCATCTGTGGCCACACTGACAGcgtgactccagtcaacccccACTCTGTCCAAGGCCTCGACGAGGCTGGAGAAAACGTCGTTCACCAttgtggtgtttgtcatgggcagcatctccacagactcctcagtGATGGCCAAAGATGCATCAACACCGCGAATAAATATTTccaattgagctacatcagtcacgtcggtgctgtcatcaattgcaatagagaaggcaataaattacttcactttgtcttttagttgacCGTTCAAATCTCCTGCGAGCTCcccgattctctctgccacagtatttcttgacaGGCTGATCTGaccaaaagcctgtctcttctcagggcacaccagctcagcTGCCATCAGCATGCATGCTTTGCTGAGCTCCccctctgagtatggcttcaatgcagcagctattttgttggcaataatatagctggccctgacagctccatcatgagtctctcgaCTGATAGCtgttttttcagagctgcttcaagctcgTTTACCTTTTGTGTTCTGAGTCATCCTGCGcacttgtcatatttttctccgtGTGACGTCTCACAGTGTCATTTGATATCgtactcttttgccacagccacttgctgcgagcatatcagacacacaggtttgccgttaacctcacagaagaaaaaaccatctttccaattatcgttgaatatccgaccttcgatgtcaacttttcttggaaagcattttgaaccacagcagcaaacagtctcagccttgctacaggtgttaatcacctgagtactctgtgtttatactgtgtctgacGATGTATGTGGGGCCCTAGTGGTCTTCAGtacagggtggtaggtgcttatgCACAGCGGGTGGTTAACTGCCGCCTGTTGTTTTCTAAGCACACACAACAAACTGCCAGCACAGTAGCGACgcagacagcggtgggagagagctcggctgccgtacagatacataataaatggtcgtgaatatactcttccccccccccccccaaatcatcCTGCGGGCcggtagtttgacacccctggTGTAGAGAGAGTCCGTGGAGCAGGGGCTGGTTTCAGTGATGGACCGAGCTGTTACGGGCAAAGAAGTTGCCATAGAAGCCGTTATACATCCCGATAGAATGctccatcagaatcagaaactggtttattatctctgcaaatcgtgaaatctgttgtcttgttgcagcagtacagtgcagtacataaaatatgtTAAAATGacagtatataaaataaatagtgcaaaggcaGTGAGGTGGTGGTCATGACAGTTCTAAGTTACTGCGCGTTGACATCTCTGACA contains the following coding sequences:
- the LOC134346892 gene encoding thyroid receptor-interacting protein 6-like, which gives rise to MSGPTWHSPRTSGSAAEGAGPGPPLAFGQQQRLSGSSPLRNTGPALEQNGGLSAGAGRGRYPCPQTGPVPASCSEDPRLSRPSLVVAGDHRYPAGREEATLAPWNQTQPQAAPEIQSRSREKVMNRPSSIDAEIDCLTSMLADMQNNSPFGPRPRQSYDSGPAPFTPQPPPNTTPVPPPAPPKHAPPYRPLGQPAVAAATRAPRSLPQPVAAPYSTSTSAGPPPHVQVRVAQPVPTYAQPPRQASAPETTSSGWFPTPAHYPAGPDPRRGPEGVQALRRTDLPSYRVPGHPSHLAGKKGAYGEELPPAPALPSVGHPAKASFAVPGGTQHQTSRPEEELDRITKKLVHDMNNPPSEEYFGRCARCGENVVGDGTGCVAMDQVFHVECFTCMTCRCRLRGRPFYAVDKRSYCESCYINTLEQCSVCSKAIMDRILRAMGRAYHPQCFTCVVCHRCLDGIPFTVDATSQIHCIEDFHMKFAPRCSVCAKPIMPEAGQEETVRIVALDRSFHVNCYKCEDCGFVLSSEGEGCGCYPLDGHVLCKSCSARRIQHLSANVTTDC